One Oculatellaceae cyanobacterium genomic region harbors:
- a CDS encoding hybrid sensor histidine kinase/response regulator, giving the protein MNNNFILIVDDEPENFDIIRLLLLKEKYNLHYATGGQEALNILESISPDVILLDVMMPEMDGLEVCKQIKANTNWQHIPIIIVTALNSKEDLARCLDAGADDFLSKPVSGIELRARIRSMLRIKKQYDALQVALESLRSTLNLREDMSRMVVHDLRNPINNIFLFSELLLITELSSQQSQQVEQILIAAQNLRFLTDDLLLMAKVESGKITLNIVDINILDIVQEVVWDFQGLAERKKVQIASIFPQWGKEVFVDVNLCRRVLDNLLSNALKFSPENSEIKVEVEYIDELQKQFIIKVYDQGVGINEDLRQKIFEKYEVGNLMDGISQIGLGLAFCKMAVEAHGGEIFVESNHPQGSVFTVKI; this is encoded by the coding sequence ATGAATAATAATTTTATTTTAATTGTTGATGATGAACCAGAAAATTTTGACATAATAAGACTATTACTATTAAAAGAAAAATACAACTTACATTATGCCACTGGTGGTCAGGAAGCTTTAAATATTTTAGAGTCGATTTCTCCTGATGTGATTTTATTAGATGTGATGATGCCGGAGATGGATGGTCTTGAAGTGTGTAAACAAATTAAGGCTAACACCAACTGGCAGCACATTCCAATTATTATAGTAACTGCACTTAATTCTAAAGAAGATTTAGCTCGTTGTTTAGATGCTGGTGCTGATGACTTTTTGAGTAAACCTGTCAGTGGTATTGAATTACGAGCTAGAATTCGCTCTATGTTGCGAATCAAAAAACAATATGATGCTCTGCAAGTAGCTTTAGAATCGCTAAGAAGTACTCTGAATTTGCGTGAAGATATGTCTCGCATGGTTGTACATGATTTACGCAATCCTATTAATAATATTTTTTTATTTTCTGAACTACTATTAATAACAGAACTTTCATCTCAGCAAAGTCAACAAGTAGAGCAAATTTTGATAGCAGCACAAAATCTGCGTTTTTTGACTGATGATTTGTTGCTGATGGCTAAAGTAGAATCTGGAAAAATCACACTCAATATAGTTGATATAAATATTTTGGATATAGTTCAAGAAGTAGTGTGGGATTTTCAAGGTTTAGCAGAAAGGAAAAAAGTTCAGATAGCTAGTATTTTTCCCCAATGGGGGAAAGAAGTTTTTGTAGATGTTAATTTGTGTCGCCGTGTACTAGATAATTTGCTGTCGAATGCGCTTAAATTTAGTCCAGAAAATAGTGAAATAAAAGTAGAAGTTGAATATATAGATGAACTACAAAAGCAATTTATTATTAAAGTTTATGATCAGGGAGTTGGTATAAATGAAGATTTAAGGCAGAAAATTTTTGAAAAGTATGAAGTTGGTAATTTAATGGATGGTATTTCTCAAATAGGCTTAGGTTTAGCTTTTTGTAAAATGGCAGTTGAAGCACACGGGGGTGAAATTTTTGTTGAATCTAATCATCCCCAAGGCTCAGTGTTTACAGTAAAGATTTAG
- a CDS encoding argininosuccinate synthase — protein sequence MGRANKVVLAYSGGVDTSVCIPYLKEEWGVQEVITLAADLGQGDELEPIQKKALTSGASESLVVDATESFVKDYAFAALKANALYENRYPLSTALARPLIAKLLVEAAEKYGADAVAHGCTGKGNDQVRFDVSIAALNPNLKVLAPAREWGMSREETIAYGERFGIPTPVKKSSPYSIDRNLLGRSIEAGPLEDPWTEPLEEIYELTKAIADTPNEPEYIEIGFERGIPTTLNGASLSPVALISQLNELVGNHGIGRIDMVENRLVGIKSREIYETPALLVLIQAHRDLESLALTADVSHYKRGVEETYSQLIYNGLWYSPLKAALDAFIDQTQEQVSGVVRLKLFKGNAIIVGRKSDQSLYTPDLATYGADDQFDHKAAEGFIYVWGLPTRVWSQKHRL from the coding sequence ATGGGTCGCGCTAACAAGGTTGTGCTGGCATATTCAGGTGGAGTAGATACTTCCGTATGTATCCCTTATCTTAAAGAAGAGTGGGGTGTCCAAGAAGTGATTACCCTCGCTGCGGATTTGGGACAAGGCGATGAACTAGAGCCAATTCAGAAAAAAGCTTTAACATCAGGTGCTAGTGAATCCCTAGTAGTCGATGCTACAGAAAGCTTTGTTAAAGACTACGCCTTTGCTGCATTGAAAGCGAATGCTTTGTATGAAAATCGTTATCCCCTTTCAACTGCACTTGCTCGTCCGCTAATTGCCAAGTTGTTAGTAGAAGCAGCAGAAAAATACGGTGCTGACGCGGTAGCTCATGGTTGTACTGGTAAAGGAAACGATCAAGTTCGCTTTGATGTTTCTATTGCTGCTCTTAATCCTAATCTAAAAGTGCTGGCTCCTGCACGGGAATGGGGGATGAGTCGTGAGGAAACCATTGCTTATGGTGAACGCTTTGGTATTCCTACACCTGTGAAAAAGTCTTCTCCTTACAGTATTGATCGTAACTTGTTGGGTCGTAGTATTGAAGCAGGGCCATTAGAAGATCCTTGGACAGAACCACTAGAAGAAATTTATGAACTCACAAAAGCGATCGCAGATACCCCAAATGAACCAGAATATATAGAAATAGGGTTTGAGCGCGGTATTCCTACAACCCTAAATGGCGCATCCCTATCACCTGTAGCATTGATTTCTCAACTCAACGAGTTAGTTGGAAATCATGGTATTGGTCGGATTGATATGGTAGAAAACCGTTTAGTAGGGATTAAATCACGGGAAATCTACGAAACACCAGCACTTTTGGTATTAATTCAAGCGCATCGTGACTTAGAAAGTTTGGCTCTCACCGCAGATGTCAGCCACTATAAGCGTGGTGTTGAAGAAACCTATAGTCAATTGATCTACAACGGTCTATGGTATAGCCCACTCAAAGCAGCACTAGATGCTTTCATTGATCAAACTCAAGAGCAAGTATCTGGAGTTGTGCGGCTCAAACTATTTAAAGGTAATGCAATTATTGTAGGACGTAAATCAGATCAGAGTTTGTATACTCCTGATTTAGCAACTTATGGTGCTGACGATCAGTTTGACCACAAAGCTGCTGAAGGCTTTATCTATGTTTGGGGTTTACCTACCCGCGTGTGGTCACAAAAACACCGCCTTTAA
- a CDS encoding alpha/beta hydrolase: protein MKMILIISLLLILLLTTSIYHTVASKIEKDKYPPPGQLIDVGGYKLHLYSIGEGSPTVIFDHSLGSLGWSNYLVFNEIAKITRVVVCDRAGYGYSETSPKPRTSAEIVQELHTLLTKADIPQPYIFVGDSFGGYTARLYADKFPNQVVGMVLTHALHEDTVLNFPFSIIVMKIVFLIGFKLTQISAYLGMIRLSGLMGLFEFFKKELRQFNENDLIRLKMSFYSAKHWEAMFREVKDITSSSKQIKNTGSLSNLPLVVISVQHFLKRSLLTFFLPLRQVDEAWTKMQPELLKLSSNSKQIIAANSGHFVWIDEPEVMIKAINELIEQIRSQEL, encoded by the coding sequence ATGAAGATGATTTTGATAATTAGTTTATTGCTAATTTTGCTATTAACAACATCTATTTATCATACAGTTGCATCTAAAATAGAAAAGGATAAATACCCTCCTCCAGGGCAATTGATTGATGTAGGAGGGTACAAGTTACATTTGTATTCTATAGGTGAAGGTAGTCCTACAGTAATTTTTGATCATAGCCTTGGCAGTTTAGGATGGTCAAATTATTTGGTATTTAATGAAATAGCTAAAATTACTAGGGTTGTAGTATGCGATCGCGCTGGATATGGTTACAGTGAAACCAGTCCTAAACCTCGTACCAGTGCAGAAATTGTTCAAGAATTACATACATTACTAACTAAGGCTGATATTCCACAACCATATATTTTTGTTGGGGACTCTTTTGGTGGTTACACTGCTCGGTTATATGCTGATAAATTTCCCAATCAAGTTGTGGGAATGGTTTTAACCCACGCTTTACACGAAGATACTGTATTAAATTTCCCTTTTAGTATCATAGTAATGAAAATAGTTTTTTTAATAGGATTTAAACTTACTCAAATATCTGCCTATTTGGGGATGATTAGATTATCTGGCTTGATGGGATTATTTGAATTCTTCAAAAAAGAATTGCGTCAATTTAACGAAAACGATTTAATACGTTTGAAAATGTCTTTTTATAGTGCGAAGCATTGGGAAGCTATGTTTCGAGAAGTTAAAGATATTACAAGTAGCTCAAAACAAATTAAAAATACTGGCAGTTTAAGTAATTTGCCTTTAGTCGTTATTTCAGTTCAGCATTTTTTAAAGCGTTCATTATTAACCTTCTTTCTCCCACTAAGGCAAGTGGATGAAGCTTGGACAAAAATGCAACCTGAATTATTAAAACTTTCCTCTAACAGCAAGCAAATTATAGCTGCAAATAGTGGTCATTTTGTCTGGATAGATGAG
- a CDS encoding response regulator, which translates to MGLNGLTLTRQIRANSDIAAISLITLTALAMLGDKERCLDTGALKYITKPFNFKQLSRLINNLLINNQQIKKRCELK; encoded by the coding sequence ATGGGACTTAATGGATTGACGCTAACTCGTCAGATTCGCGCAAACAGTGACATAGCAGCAATTTCCCTTATCACTCTCACGGCTCTTGCCATGCTTGGGGATAAAGAGAGATGCTTAGATACAGGAGCCTTAAAATATATTACTAAACCTTTCAATTTTAAACAGTTATCAAGGCTTATAAATAATTTATTAATTAACAATCAGCAAATTAAAAAACGTTGCGAATTGAAGTAA
- a CDS encoding DedA family protein: MSLEFLSLETIQEIAHRFGYLAVFLGILFENLGIPLPGETVTIVGGFLAGSGELNYWILLVDAILGAVLGGTCGYWIGRLGGWSMLVRVGSFFRIKEEQLLELKDKFTENASKAVFFGRFVALLRIFASPMAGIAEMPFLKFLWFNFAGATVWASVMVTLAFFVGRIVSLEQLVTWAAQFAIVALIIAIAIIVIPIWLESRKTAQPEQQE, translated from the coding sequence ATGTCCCTTGAGTTTTTATCACTAGAGACCATTCAAGAAATTGCCCATAGGTTTGGTTACCTGGCAGTTTTTTTGGGAATTTTATTTGAAAATCTTGGTATTCCGTTGCCTGGTGAAACTGTAACTATAGTAGGAGGGTTTCTTGCTGGTAGTGGTGAACTGAATTATTGGATACTTCTGGTAGATGCTATTCTGGGCGCAGTTCTAGGTGGAACTTGCGGATATTGGATTGGCAGACTTGGCGGCTGGTCAATGCTGGTTCGCGTAGGTAGCTTTTTCCGAATCAAAGAAGAGCAACTGCTAGAATTAAAAGATAAATTTACTGAAAACGCCAGTAAAGCTGTATTTTTTGGTCGTTTTGTGGCTTTACTGCGAATTTTTGCGAGTCCAATGGCTGGAATAGCCGAAATGCCATTTTTGAAATTTTTGTGGTTTAACTTTGCTGGTGCTACTGTCTGGGCATCGGTGATGGTGACTTTAGCTTTCTTTGTGGGGCGGATTGTCTCTTTAGAGCAATTAGTAACTTGGGCGGCTCAATTTGCAATTGTTGCATTGATCATTGCGATCGCCATAATTGTAATCCCCATCTGGTTAGAATCTCGTAAAACCGCACAACCTGAACAACAAGAATAA